In the genome of Nitrospira japonica, one region contains:
- the tilS gene encoding tRNA lysidine(34) synthetase TilS translates to MAVRSVRPARTAFLKHVILAIRRQRLFSPGQHLLIAVSGGPDSTALASVLTRLAPKWRLRLTAVHVNYRLRGAESDEDEASVISFCKGRKLPLRVLRLAVAKRSGQSSLQALAREARYDAMKRLAEEIEADRIAVGHTADDQAETMLLWMLRGAGLTGLAGMPFVRDSTVIRPLLAVTRKQVLSYLKQEKLSYREDSSNATERYKRNRIRHELMPILSSLSPKIVTHLQQSAELLREDERYLDQVTREHLSALVTSPDNGGVRMDGRAFALLHPALQRRVLRMVLRNLDDIRRAPGARVVEAARRFVLSGRRPVCVPHRNVRLMRQGHWFSIARGTHSAPGMLQAIEVPVAVPSVVAWAGTNTQFHVQLLSRQEAEPFLRAEMANRAVFDADLVGTPLVLRGWRPGDRFKPAGMKGKSKKLQDLFTDVKLPRDKRTVHPVLAAPDGIVWIPGIRRDERFLVRDRSTRCLLVTMIGGGNEKGER, encoded by the coding sequence GTGGCGGTGCGGTCGGTTCGACCGGCCAGGACGGCCTTCCTCAAGCATGTCATTCTCGCCATTCGCAGACAGCGACTCTTTTCTCCGGGACAACACCTGTTGATTGCCGTTTCCGGCGGACCCGATTCCACGGCATTGGCTTCGGTCCTGACGCGGCTGGCGCCGAAATGGCGGCTGCGGCTCACGGCAGTCCACGTCAACTATCGGCTTCGTGGAGCGGAGTCCGACGAAGACGAAGCCAGTGTGATCTCATTCTGCAAAGGTCGGAAATTGCCGTTGCGGGTCCTACGGCTTGCCGTCGCGAAGCGGTCCGGCCAGTCCTCATTGCAGGCGCTGGCCCGCGAGGCCCGCTACGACGCCATGAAGAGGTTAGCGGAGGAGATCGAAGCCGACCGGATTGCCGTCGGCCATACCGCCGATGACCAGGCGGAGACGATGCTGCTGTGGATGTTGCGCGGAGCGGGGTTGACCGGATTGGCGGGCATGCCGTTTGTCCGCGATTCCACCGTCATTCGACCGCTCCTTGCGGTGACGCGTAAACAGGTTTTGAGCTATCTCAAGCAGGAGAAATTGAGCTATCGGGAGGACTCCAGCAACGCCACGGAGCGCTACAAGCGCAATCGCATCAGGCACGAGCTGATGCCGATCTTGTCGAGCCTGTCTCCCAAGATCGTCACGCATCTTCAGCAATCGGCTGAATTGTTGCGGGAAGATGAGCGGTACCTGGATCAGGTAACCCGCGAACATCTGTCCGCCCTCGTCACCTCGCCCGACAATGGCGGAGTTCGAATGGACGGGCGAGCCTTTGCGCTCCTGCATCCTGCGTTGCAGCGGCGTGTCCTGCGGATGGTGTTGCGGAACCTCGATGATATCCGGCGGGCACCCGGTGCTCGCGTGGTCGAAGCGGCCAGGCGATTCGTTCTGAGTGGCCGGCGCCCGGTCTGTGTGCCACACCGAAATGTTCGTCTCATGCGTCAGGGACACTGGTTTTCAATCGCACGGGGAACGCATTCGGCGCCCGGCATGCTTCAAGCCATCGAAGTGCCCGTTGCGGTGCCGTCCGTCGTGGCTTGGGCTGGCACCAATACGCAATTTCATGTACAACTCCTGAGCAGGCAGGAAGCCGAACCGTTTCTTCGAGCTGAAATGGCGAACCGGGCCGTGTTCGACGCGGATCTCGTGGGAACCCCTCTCGTGCTACGGGGGTGGCGTCCCGGCGATCGGTTCAAGCCTGCCGGCATGAAGGGCAAAAGCAAGAAACTCCAGGACTTGTTCACCGACGTGAAACTTCCGAGGGACAAGAGGACCGTCCATCCTGTACTGGCGGCCCCCGACGGCATTGTATGGATCCCCGGCATTCGACGGGATGAGCGGTTCCTGGTTCGAGATCGGTCGACACGCTGTCTTCTGGTCACTATGATCGGCGGGGGTAATGAAAAAGGAGAGCGATAG
- a CDS encoding bifunctional riboflavin kinase/FAD synthetase, whose amino-acid sequence MLMVTRGLGDAQPRPYPVATIGNFDGHHLGHRALLRTVVDAARRAGGTAMVLTFDPHPVKVLAPHVDLRFLTSPEEKLARLEAAGIDEVVFVEFSPSLASMSPEEFAESVLYRRLKVSEIFVGQHFAFGKGRAGRIADLEHYGKRFGFTVHPFTPVTSDGGVVSSTRIKQLIQTGRMEEAARLLGRWYAVTGDVIPGSQRGQALGWPTANLRLPAHRVVPPDGIYAARAMQDGATYDAVAYIGTRPTFGGGERLLEVNLLDQNRNLYGRPLTVAFVEHLREDRSFATAEALVEQIDQDAARARERLKRAEEVP is encoded by the coding sequence ATGTTGATGGTGACGCGGGGATTAGGCGACGCGCAGCCCAGGCCGTATCCCGTTGCCACGATCGGCAATTTCGACGGTCATCACCTTGGGCATCGCGCCCTGCTTCGGACGGTGGTGGACGCGGCACGACGGGCCGGCGGCACGGCGATGGTTCTGACGTTCGATCCGCATCCCGTGAAGGTCCTGGCTCCCCACGTCGATCTACGGTTCCTGACGAGCCCCGAGGAGAAATTGGCTCGGCTGGAGGCTGCCGGAATCGATGAGGTGGTCTTCGTCGAGTTCAGTCCCTCGCTGGCCTCCATGAGTCCGGAGGAGTTTGCCGAGTCGGTGCTGTACCGGCGGCTGAAGGTCTCCGAAATCTTCGTCGGGCAACATTTTGCATTCGGCAAGGGGCGAGCTGGTCGGATCGCCGATCTGGAACACTATGGAAAGAGGTTCGGATTTACCGTTCATCCCTTTACGCCCGTCACGTCGGACGGTGGGGTCGTGAGTTCCACAAGGATCAAACAGTTGATTCAAACCGGTCGGATGGAGGAAGCCGCCAGGTTGTTGGGCCGGTGGTATGCCGTGACTGGAGATGTGATTCCGGGATCGCAGCGCGGACAGGCGCTCGGATGGCCCACGGCCAATCTCCGGCTTCCCGCGCACCGGGTCGTTCCACCGGACGGCATCTACGCGGCTCGTGCCATGCAGGACGGCGCGACCTATGATGCGGTCGCGTACATCGGGACCAGGCCGACGTTCGGCGGAGGCGAGCGGCTGCTCGAGGTCAATCTGTTGGATCAAAACCGGAACTTGTACGGGCGTCCGCTTACCGTGGCATTCGTGGAGCATCTAAGGGAAGATCGGAGCTTCGCCACGGCGGAGGCGCTGGTAGAACAGATCGATCAGGATGCCGCGCGGGCCAGGGAACGGCTGAAACGCGCGGAAGAGGTACCGTAA
- the hemB gene encoding porphobilinogen synthase → MAFPIQRLRRLRQRDGLRRMVRETSLSPSNLIYPMFIVEGQGRREEIASMPGQFRCSIDLLIKEAGEIFGLGIPAVILFGIPDRKDERGSSGFDPDGIVQRAVRAVKDKVPDLIVVTDVCIDEYTSHGHCGIVKDGRIVNDETLDCLRAMARTHAQAGADIVAPSDMMDGRVAAIRTELDAAGFPDTPIMAYAAKFASCFYAPFRDAAASSPQFGDRQSYQMDPANRREALREIALDIEEGADIVMVKPALPYLDIIAAARAFTDLPIAAYQVSGEYSMIKAAAKADWLDERRAMMESLLAIKRAGADLILTYFAKDAVRLLD, encoded by the coding sequence ATGGCATTTCCCATCCAGCGGCTGCGCAGGCTTCGGCAGCGCGACGGGCTCCGGCGGATGGTCCGCGAGACATCGCTGTCCCCCTCCAATCTCATCTACCCCATGTTCATCGTCGAGGGGCAAGGACGGCGCGAGGAGATTGCCTCGATGCCGGGTCAGTTCCGCTGCTCGATCGATCTCCTGATCAAGGAGGCGGGTGAGATCTTCGGATTGGGCATTCCGGCGGTCATCCTGTTCGGGATTCCCGACCGCAAGGATGAGCGGGGGAGTTCGGGATTCGATCCCGACGGCATCGTGCAACGGGCGGTGAGAGCGGTGAAGGACAAGGTGCCGGATCTGATCGTGGTGACCGACGTCTGCATCGACGAATATACGAGTCACGGCCATTGCGGCATCGTCAAGGACGGGCGGATCGTCAACGACGAAACCTTGGACTGTCTGCGGGCCATGGCGCGGACTCACGCACAGGCCGGGGCCGATATCGTGGCGCCGTCGGACATGATGGACGGGCGCGTGGCCGCCATCAGAACGGAACTTGACGCAGCCGGTTTTCCCGATACGCCGATCATGGCCTATGCGGCCAAGTTCGCCTCGTGCTTCTATGCGCCGTTTCGGGACGCGGCGGCCTCGTCCCCCCAGTTCGGCGACCGCCAGTCCTACCAGATGGATCCGGCCAACCGCCGCGAAGCCTTGCGGGAAATCGCGCTCGACATCGAAGAAGGCGCGGACATCGTCATGGTCAAGCCGGCGCTGCCCTATCTCGATATCATTGCCGCGGCACGGGCCTTCACCGATCTTCCGATTGCCGCCTATCAGGTCAGCGGCGAATACAGCATGATCAAGGCGGCGGCGAAGGCCGACTGGCTCGATGAGCGCCGCGCGATGATGGAATCGTTGCTGGCCATCAAGCGGGCGGGGGCCGATCTGATCCTCACGTATTTCGCAAAAGACGCCGTCAGGTTGCTTGACTGA
- a CDS encoding CBS domain-containing protein — MVPVKSFMVPKDKFVTVERDTDVQTAGRIMRDRGIGSLFVTNGKEIIGIITDTDMVRRVVAAGADTHKTTVEQIMSAPIMTIEESKTLLDANDLMAQSHLRHLGVTKEGKLVGMISVRDLVVFLTNLPRK, encoded by the coding sequence ATGGTTCCGGTTAAATCATTCATGGTGCCGAAGGACAAGTTCGTGACCGTGGAGCGCGATACCGACGTACAAACCGCGGGGCGCATCATGAGAGACCGCGGTATTGGCAGCCTCTTCGTCACGAACGGGAAAGAAATCATCGGGATCATCACCGACACCGACATGGTGCGCCGGGTGGTGGCGGCCGGGGCGGACACGCATAAGACCACCGTCGAGCAGATCATGTCGGCGCCCATCATGACGATCGAAGAGAGCAAGACATTGCTCGATGCCAATGATCTGATGGCGCAGAGCCATCTTCGACATTTGGGCGTCACGAAAGAGGGGAAACTGGTCGGCATGATCTCCGTGCGCGATCTGGTCGTCTTCCTGACGAACCTGCCGAGGAAATAA
- the cobA gene encoding uroporphyrinogen-III C-methyltransferase has translation MTSGASSGKVYLVGAGPGDPGLLTIKGKACLEQADVVLYDYLANPALLRFVSERAERIYVGRRGRGRYQKQEDINRVLIERAKAGQVVVRLKGGDPFVFGRGGEEAEAVAAAGIDFEVVPGVSAAVAVPAYAGIPVTHRTLASMVTVVTGHEDPSKPETDLDWTKLAMLPGTLVFLMGMKTLPAIVARLMEQGRAADTPVAAIRWGSRADQRTISGTLRDIVAKAEAAKFEPPTVIVIGDVVRLRNRLNWFERRPLFGKRIAVTRPESQAGEFTQVLSTYGAEPVVVPTIQIVPPDSWKTLDEAIRRLGDYRWLILTSVNGVAPFMNRLRAAGKDARALSHLRVCAIGPRTARELEVHGIVPDLIPAQYQAEGLLDALGKEAIRGTRVLIPRAEAAREILPERLTEMGARVDVIPVYRTVAPTAALDWFKEEIESGRIHMVTFTSSSTVRNFVDLMGGAAAAKRLMEPVPIGCIGPITADTAAEYGFSVAVVPEENTVPALAEAIVRHFAGSAQVASASP, from the coding sequence ATGACGAGCGGCGCGTCATCGGGAAAAGTCTACTTGGTCGGCGCCGGTCCGGGGGATCCCGGCCTGTTGACGATCAAAGGGAAAGCGTGTCTTGAGCAGGCCGATGTGGTTCTGTACGATTATCTCGCCAACCCCGCCTTGCTCCGGTTTGTTTCCGAACGGGCCGAGCGCATTTATGTCGGTCGGAGAGGTCGCGGGCGTTATCAGAAACAAGAGGACATCAACCGTGTTCTCATCGAGCGGGCGAAGGCGGGTCAAGTCGTTGTCCGTCTGAAGGGAGGAGATCCGTTCGTGTTCGGCCGTGGGGGGGAGGAGGCCGAAGCGGTGGCGGCCGCCGGGATCGACTTTGAGGTGGTGCCGGGGGTCAGTGCAGCCGTTGCCGTGCCGGCCTATGCCGGCATTCCCGTCACGCACCGCACGCTGGCGTCGATGGTCACGGTCGTTACCGGCCATGAAGATCCCTCCAAGCCTGAGACGGATCTGGACTGGACGAAGCTGGCGATGCTCCCGGGCACGCTCGTGTTCCTGATGGGGATGAAGACACTTCCGGCGATCGTTGCACGGTTGATGGAACAAGGACGCGCGGCGGATACGCCCGTCGCCGCCATCCGATGGGGGTCGAGAGCCGATCAGCGCACGATCAGCGGCACGCTCCGTGACATCGTGGCGAAGGCGGAGGCGGCGAAGTTTGAACCGCCGACCGTGATTGTCATCGGTGACGTCGTGCGATTGCGCAACCGGTTAAACTGGTTCGAGCGACGGCCGCTGTTCGGGAAGCGGATCGCCGTCACTCGTCCAGAAAGCCAAGCCGGCGAATTCACGCAGGTGCTGTCCACCTACGGAGCGGAGCCGGTCGTCGTACCGACCATTCAAATCGTGCCGCCGGATAGTTGGAAGACGTTGGATGAGGCGATCCGCCGCTTGGGGGACTATCGCTGGCTCATTCTGACCAGCGTCAACGGAGTCGCTCCGTTCATGAATCGTCTGCGCGCGGCGGGCAAGGATGCGCGCGCCCTGTCCCATCTTCGCGTCTGTGCGATCGGTCCGAGAACCGCGCGCGAGTTGGAAGTCCATGGAATCGTGCCGGATCTGATTCCGGCACAGTACCAAGCGGAAGGCCTTCTGGACGCGCTCGGCAAGGAGGCGATCCGCGGGACGCGGGTGCTGATCCCCCGGGCGGAAGCCGCGCGCGAAATTCTGCCGGAGCGGTTGACGGAGATGGGGGCCCGGGTCGACGTCATTCCCGTCTATCGGACGGTTGCTCCTACTGCGGCGCTGGATTGGTTCAAGGAGGAGATCGAAAGCGGCAGGATTCACATGGTCACGTTCACGAGCTCGTCCACCGTCCGCAATTTTGTGGATCTCATGGGAGGGGCCGCGGCGGCCAAGCGCCTGATGGAGCCTGTTCCGATAGGATGCATCGGGCCAATCACTGCCGATACCGCCGCAGAATACGGCTTTTCCGTCGCCGTCGTTCCGGAGGAAAATACGGTGCCCGCATTGGCAGAGGCGATCGTGCGGCATTTCGCCGGCTCTGCGCAGGTCGCCTCGGCGTCGCCATAA
- the hemC gene encoding hydroxymethylbilane synthase, protein MTPLTQARSRLVLGTRGSKLAVCQSEWVQARLKELAPDVDVTLRRIQTSGDKILDVPLAKIGGKGLFVKEIEEALLHREIDLAVHSMKDVPAELQPGLALLCVPRREDPRDALISRDGRSFKDLPHGARIGTSSLRRQAQLLRVRPDFSIEMLRGNLDTRLRKLREGQYDAIVLAAAGLRRLGWAKEITELLDFETCLPAIGQGALGIEGREDDDFVRSLLSGMEDRETRTTVMAERALLRRLQGGCQVPIAAYATMHGARVSIDALVAGLDGKEIVRERAEGAAEEAESLGVRVGERVLARGGDRILQSIYGKA, encoded by the coding sequence ATGACGCCCCTGACGCAGGCCCGGTCGAGACTCGTGCTCGGTACCAGAGGCAGCAAATTGGCCGTCTGCCAGAGTGAATGGGTGCAAGCGAGGTTGAAGGAACTCGCGCCGGACGTCGACGTCACGTTGCGCCGCATTCAGACTTCCGGAGACAAAATCCTCGATGTGCCTCTGGCCAAGATCGGCGGCAAGGGACTCTTCGTCAAAGAGATCGAGGAAGCGCTGCTGCACCGTGAGATCGATCTGGCCGTACACAGCATGAAAGACGTTCCGGCCGAATTGCAGCCCGGTTTGGCGTTGCTGTGCGTTCCGCGTCGGGAAGATCCCAGAGATGCGTTGATCAGCCGCGATGGCCGGTCGTTCAAGGATCTGCCGCATGGGGCGAGGATCGGAACGAGTAGTCTCCGCCGCCAAGCGCAATTGCTGCGGGTCAGACCGGATTTTTCGATCGAGATGCTCAGAGGGAATCTCGATACGCGGTTGCGAAAACTGCGCGAAGGCCAGTATGACGCGATCGTATTGGCGGCGGCCGGACTCCGGCGCTTGGGATGGGCGAAAGAAATCACCGAACTCCTGGATTTTGAGACCTGTCTTCCGGCCATCGGGCAAGGCGCGCTCGGTATCGAAGGCCGGGAGGATGACGACTTTGTCCGTTCGTTGTTGAGCGGGATGGAAGATCGGGAAACCAGGACGACCGTCATGGCTGAACGGGCGCTCCTTCGCCGCTTGCAGGGGGGCTGCCAGGTTCCGATCGCCGCGTACGCGACGATGCACGGGGCCCGAGTGTCGATCGACGCGCTCGTAGCCGGTCTGGACGGAAAGGAAATCGTCCGTGAACGAGCCGAGGGTGCGGCGGAAGAGGCGGAGTCTCTCGGAGTTCGCGTGGGGGAACGGGTCTTGGCTCGCGGAGGCGACAGAATCCTCCAGTCGATTTACGGCAAAGCATGA
- the hemA gene encoding glutamyl-tRNA reductase has protein sequence MHIVVVGLSHKTAPVEIREKLAIPESRLGEALGRLCSYSGVREGMLLCTCNRVEVYAVVDELDVGYGRIQEFLADAHMSLSSEQLTPHLYWQTGDRAIAHLFRVASSLDSMIVGESQILGQIKDAFDAALAHKATGLILNKVVKKAISVAKRVRTETKISEMAVSVSYAAVELAKKIFSDLSDKTVLLVGAGEMAKLAARHFIANGVRNVCVTTRNPQHGIELADRFGGTAILFEQFREDMASADIVLVSTGAAHYLIGAEDVQRAVKQRMNRPMFLIDISVPRNIDPAVRHVDNAFLFDIDDLKLRVERNKGERVQEAEKAERMVVDEVGIIQQWLRSLEVTPTIVALRTRAEDIRRSEVEKAIGRLAHLSPQERELVEGMASSIVNKLIHHTMVTLKTEVASADGAAFVEAARRFFNLTDAELQGVNGSASTLLKEAGEETEPTQRTGRNTP, from the coding sequence ATGCATATCGTCGTCGTCGGACTCAGCCACAAGACCGCCCCGGTGGAGATCCGGGAAAAGCTCGCGATTCCGGAAAGCCGGCTCGGCGAAGCGCTGGGGAGATTGTGTTCCTATTCCGGCGTGCGCGAAGGCATGCTGCTGTGCACCTGCAACCGCGTCGAAGTGTATGCCGTCGTCGATGAATTGGACGTGGGCTACGGCCGCATTCAAGAGTTTCTGGCCGATGCGCACATGTCCTTGTCGTCGGAGCAGTTGACGCCGCATCTCTATTGGCAGACCGGGGACCGTGCGATTGCTCATTTGTTCCGCGTTGCGTCCAGTCTGGACTCCATGATCGTGGGGGAATCCCAGATTCTCGGGCAGATCAAGGACGCGTTTGATGCCGCTCTTGCCCACAAGGCCACGGGTTTGATTCTGAACAAAGTGGTCAAGAAGGCGATTTCCGTCGCGAAACGCGTACGGACGGAGACGAAGATCTCGGAAATGGCCGTGTCCGTCAGCTACGCGGCGGTCGAGTTGGCGAAGAAAATCTTCTCCGACTTGAGCGACAAGACGGTGCTGTTGGTCGGCGCCGGAGAAATGGCGAAACTGGCGGCCCGGCATTTCATCGCAAACGGCGTCCGCAACGTGTGCGTGACCACCCGGAATCCGCAGCATGGAATCGAGCTGGCCGACCGTTTCGGCGGCACAGCTATCCTGTTCGAGCAGTTTCGGGAGGACATGGCCTCCGCGGACATCGTGCTCGTATCGACCGGAGCCGCGCATTATCTGATCGGCGCCGAGGACGTGCAGCGGGCGGTCAAGCAGCGAATGAACCGGCCGATGTTTCTCATCGACATTTCGGTCCCGCGCAATATCGATCCGGCCGTACGTCATGTGGACAATGCGTTTCTCTTCGATATCGACGATCTGAAGTTGCGCGTCGAGCGCAACAAAGGCGAGCGGGTCCAGGAAGCGGAGAAGGCCGAGCGCATGGTCGTCGATGAAGTCGGAATCATCCAGCAGTGGCTTCGCTCGCTCGAAGTGACGCCGACCATCGTGGCGCTGAGGACGCGCGCGGAGGATATCAGGCGGTCGGAGGTCGAGAAGGCCATCGGCCGGCTCGCGCACCTGTCGCCGCAGGAGCGAGAATTGGTCGAGGGCATGGCCTCGTCCATCGTCAACAAGCTCATTCACCATACCATGGTCACGTTGAAAACGGAGGTCGCATCCGCCGACGGGGCCGCATTCGTCGAAGCGGCCAGGCGGTTCTTCAACTTGACCGACGCGGAATTGCAGGGAGTCAACGGTTCGGCCTCCACTCTGCTCAAGGAGGCCGGCGAGGAAACGGAGCCAACGCAACGGACGGGGAGGAATACGCCGTGA
- a CDS encoding cytochrome C assembly family protein, whose translation MAAVFFMVTMALYFTATMVFLALLLRRSEALSTVALSITATGFVTHTLALVARMVGTTASPPSFQEALSFFSWMLILVFLVVEFRHRLHVLGSFILPLALVSLVSAAALPETAPTLQPVFRTLWVHVTLSMLGTVGFAVAFVAGVMYLIQDGLLKSKRFNVLYSKLPALDFLDELNQQSIVFGFPLLTLGIVTGAISAEFARGAYVNWNPEQTWAIVTWLFYFVVLVGRLTVGWRAKRAAYLTIIGFACVILTLVGVAIKSSGAVS comes from the coding sequence ATGGCCGCCGTGTTTTTCATGGTCACCATGGCGCTGTACTTTACGGCGACGATGGTATTTCTCGCCCTATTGTTGCGGCGCTCTGAAGCATTGTCCACGGTCGCGCTCAGCATTACGGCAACGGGCTTCGTCACCCATACGCTGGCGTTGGTGGCCAGGATGGTCGGGACAACCGCGTCGCCGCCAAGTTTTCAGGAGGCCTTGTCGTTCTTTTCCTGGATGCTGATCCTGGTTTTCCTCGTCGTCGAGTTTCGGCATCGATTACATGTCCTGGGGTCCTTCATTCTCCCCCTGGCGCTGGTGTCGCTGGTTTCCGCCGCTGCCTTGCCGGAAACTGCTCCCACGCTACAGCCGGTATTCCGGACCTTGTGGGTGCACGTCACTCTCAGCATGCTGGGAACGGTCGGTTTCGCTGTGGCCTTTGTCGCGGGTGTCATGTATCTGATTCAAGACGGACTTCTCAAGTCCAAGCGTTTCAACGTACTCTACAGCAAGCTGCCCGCCTTGGATTTTCTGGATGAACTCAATCAACAGTCGATCGTGTTCGGGTTCCCGCTGCTCACGCTCGGGATCGTCACCGGCGCCATCTCGGCCGAGTTCGCCCGCGGAGCGTATGTGAATTGGAATCCCGAGCAGACATGGGCCATCGTGACCTGGTTGTTCTATTTCGTGGTGCTCGTGGGCCGGTTGACCGTGGGATGGCGGGCCAAGCGGGCGGCGTATTTGACGATCATCGGATTTGCCTGCGTGATTCTGACGTTGGTTGGAGTGGCCATCAAGAGTTCCGGAGCCGTGTCCTGA
- the rsmI gene encoding 16S rRNA (cytidine(1402)-2'-O)-methyltransferase — protein MRAEGSQPKSSRISPAPATPKPGTLYVLGTPIGDPDDITIRALRVLKTVPIIAAEDPRATQALLAHHGVTDGIAGTVTSYGPGNLEEKIPLLLRRLECGEDVALVSDCGMPVIHDPGCNLIAAAQQAGMPVTCLPGPSALTAAAALSGFSADRLVFDGRPPRARRQLIPFLRQRCRDRSASIFFVEERDLAPMLEVLAAIWPVRMIVLAQNLTMEDESIRRGTARSLLELGIPILRGIHRKLNTTLVVEGTTTTLRPAGRRKAGRSA, from the coding sequence ATGAGGGCAGAAGGGAGTCAACCAAAGAGCTCGCGGATAAGCCCCGCCCCGGCAACTCCGAAACCGGGAACCCTGTATGTTCTCGGCACTCCCATCGGTGATCCCGACGACATTACCATCCGCGCACTGCGTGTCTTGAAGACGGTTCCGATCATTGCGGCGGAAGATCCTCGGGCTACCCAGGCGCTGTTGGCGCACCACGGCGTCACAGACGGGATCGCCGGTACCGTCACGAGTTATGGGCCGGGAAACCTCGAAGAAAAAATCCCGCTGCTTCTTCGCCGGCTCGAATGCGGAGAGGACGTCGCGTTGGTTTCAGATTGCGGAATGCCGGTGATCCACGATCCCGGCTGCAACCTGATTGCGGCAGCCCAGCAAGCCGGGATGCCGGTAACATGTCTTCCCGGACCGTCGGCGCTCACGGCGGCAGCTGCTCTGTCCGGATTCTCCGCCGACCGTCTCGTGTTCGACGGACGTCCGCCGAGGGCCCGGCGGCAGCTCATACCGTTTCTTCGGCAGCGGTGTAGGGATCGAAGCGCCTCGATCTTCTTCGTCGAGGAACGGGACCTCGCACCCATGCTCGAAGTTCTCGCCGCCATATGGCCGGTCAGGATGATCGTCCTAGCGCAGAACCTGACGATGGAAGACGAATCGATTCGACGAGGAACGGCGCGCTCGCTGCTCGAATTGGGAATTCCCATACTTCGGGGAATACACAGGAAACTGAACACGACCCTCGTCGTGGAAGGCACGACAACCACGCTGCGGCCGGCAGGCCGGCGGAAGGCCGGGAGGTCCGCCTAG
- a CDS encoding sulfurtransferase TusA family protein, with product MTVRPDAELDLRGVSCPFNFVKTKLKLDTMEEGEVLAILLDDGEPIRNVPQSLRNEGHTIVSQEQTEQMHRVVIRKGGDD from the coding sequence ATGACAGTGCGGCCGGATGCGGAACTGGATCTCAGAGGCGTAAGCTGTCCGTTTAATTTCGTCAAGACCAAGCTCAAGCTGGATACCATGGAGGAGGGCGAGGTGCTGGCCATCCTCCTGGATGACGGTGAGCCGATCAGAAACGTTCCTCAAAGCCTTCGCAACGAAGGTCATACGATCGTCTCACAGGAGCAGACCGAGCAGATGCATCGTGTCGTCATCCGCAAAGGCGGAGACGACTAG
- a CDS encoding Fe(2+)-trafficking protein, with product MTEVQCVTCGQSGEAITDPLFMGKLETEIKSKVCKPCWKKWEAMRVMVINEYQVNLGDESGRELVKKQMKAFLKIGGEPTDTSKLDQNYRPQS from the coding sequence ATGACCGAGGTGCAATGCGTCACGTGTGGACAAAGCGGAGAAGCGATCACCGATCCCCTGTTCATGGGGAAACTCGAAACGGAAATCAAATCCAAGGTGTGCAAGCCCTGCTGGAAAAAGTGGGAGGCCATGCGAGTGATGGTCATCAACGAATACCAGGTCAATCTCGGGGACGAGAGCGGCCGCGAGCTGGTCAAGAAGCAGATGAAGGCTTTTCTGAAAATCGGCGGCGAGCCGACGGACACGAGCAAGTTGGACCAGAATTATCGACCGCAATCGTGA
- a CDS encoding bifunctional nuclease family protein gives MITQMHLKGLMFDPYNNAYIVVLRDEDGSEMLPIWVGKSEANSISMALENVGPPRPMTHDFMKSFLDAYDAKLLSVVITDLADHTYFAKIHLMYGDSEYTVDARPSDAIALALRSQAPIFAKESVLTKQSSEELEQWLENLKPEDFGKLDSGEEK, from the coding sequence ATGATCACGCAAATGCACCTCAAAGGGTTGATGTTCGACCCATATAATAACGCCTACATCGTGGTGCTCCGCGATGAGGACGGTTCCGAGATGCTGCCGATCTGGGTCGGAAAATCCGAGGCCAACTCGATCAGCATGGCCTTGGAAAACGTGGGCCCGCCCCGCCCGATGACTCATGACTTCATGAAATCGTTTCTCGATGCCTACGATGCCAAACTTCTGAGCGTCGTCATTACCGATCTGGCCGACCACACGTACTTCGCCAAGATTCACCTGATGTATGGCGATTCGGAATACACGGTCGATGCGCGCCCGAGCGATGCCATCGCCTTGGCCCTCCGTTCCCAGGCCCCGATCTTCGCAAAGGAATCCGTGCTGACGAAACAGAGTTCCGAGGAACTCGAGCAATGGCTGGAAAATCTGAAGCCGGAAGACTTCGGCAAATTGGACTCCGGAGAAGAGAAGTGA